In Fusarium oxysporum Fo47 chromosome IX, complete sequence, the following proteins share a genomic window:
- a CDS encoding uncharacterized protein (domain of unknown function-domain containing protein) has protein sequence MSAYYHYNAHPAHPAPVSHNHHGGRNRRAPRLSVSQQAQRQFRGVRSMKELNETASLTAFRTKFETSRSFDLEDDMEFCPGLLTETDLVSISSASERSSLASNSPDSSPTQHPNTVAPGFSLNSTSPAFIPPAYQQQPSMKLHQPSATRGRNAIPIINPATGITMSSPPQSVSPGRMQQSMRRW, from the exons ATGTCTGCATACTACCATTACAACGCCCACCCAGCGCACCCCGCCCCCGTGTCGCACAACCACCATGGTGGCCGAAATCGCAGAGCTCCCCGTCTTTCTGTGTCCCAACAAGCTCAACGCCAGTTCCGCGGTGTCCGTAGCATGAAGGAACTCAACGAGACTGCTTCCCTCACAGCCTTCCGAACCAAGTTCGAGACCAGTCGATCCTTCGACCTTGAAGATGACATGGAGTTCTGTCCTGGTCTGTTGACCGAGACTGAC TTGGTCTCCATCTCAAGCGCATCTGAGCGTTCCTCATTAGCCAGCAACTCTCCCGACTCTTCCCCCACGCAACACCCCAACACTGTTGCTCCTGGCTTCTCTCTCAACTCAACATCTCCTGCCTTCATTCCTCCCGCCTACCAGCAACAGCCCAGCATGAAGCTTCACCAGCCCTCCGCCACCCGCGGCCGCAATGCCAttcccatcatcaacccCGCTACTGGCATTACCATGTCGAGCCCTCCTCAGTCAGTGTCACCTGGCAGGATGCAACAGTCGATGCGTCGGTGGTAA
- a CDS encoding uncharacterized protein (expressed protein) yields MIKNDTIFGLVTLLFLQQIKYLGLGVRLARWGYKTRTGVFCILRRHCIGVWRHNNRIFSASTVFILHGRHGLAFPFIPKCLLSSRLWVMKSTREKEQHRKECFSQAGSLSVLFDRSHLGNIFGRWSGSRRTVFLRQLISLYGTEIWEITGSWSNFWCCPAAAMNGNEKGSPLPILFFVSSWDGLYICPLFVFLFMV; encoded by the coding sequence ATGATAAAGAACGATACCATTTTCGGCTTGGTTACTTTGTTATTTTTGCAACAAATCAAATACCTAGGGTTGGGTGTCCGCCTCGCAAGATGGGGCTACAAGACACGAACGGGCGTTTTCTGCATTTTAAGACGACATTGCATCGGTGTTTGGCGGCACAATAATCGGATTTTCTCGGCATCAACTGTTTTCATTTTACATGGGAGGCATGGGTTGGCCTTCCCATTCATACCAAAATGTCTTCTCTCATCGCGGTTATGGGTTATGAAGTCAAcaagagaaaaagaacaaCATAGAAAGGAGTGCTTTTCGCAAGCGGGGTCTTTATCGGTGTTATTTGATCGGTCGCATCTTGGAAATATCTTTGGGCGGTGGTCAGGATCGAGACGAACGGTGTTTTTGCGACAATTGATATCCCTTTACGGGACGGAAATCTGGGAAATTACGGGGAGTTGGTCGAATTTTTGGTGTTGTCCCGCTGCTGCAATGAACGGGAACGAAAAAGGTTCACCCTTGCccattcttttctttgtatCATCTTGGGACGGCCTATATATTTGTCCTCTTTTTGTTTTCTTGTTCATGGTTTAG
- a CDS encoding mitochondrial carrier domain-containing protein translates to MSANPPTFQSALLAGALAGTTVDLSLFPLDTLKTRLQSSAGFFPSGGFNGIYRGIGSALVGSAPGAAFFFCTYEGVKGFLAEKDNTSAPGWKAPLTHMAAASAGEVAACAVRVPTEVVKQRAQAGHHGGSSAAALRAILSRYSSHGFVPMWRELYRGWGITVFREVPFTVIQFPLWEAMKSWGRRRRGGREVTGAESALYGSMAGGLSAALTTPLDVLKTRVMLSKESVSVSDIFGRILREEGSRAFFAGVAPRVTWISIGGAIFLGSYQWAINTMNGVV, encoded by the coding sequence ATGTCCGCAAACCCTCCAACCTTCCAATCCGCCCTCCTCGCAGGTGCCCTCGCTGGTACAACCGTCgatctctctctcttccctctcGACACACTCAAGACCCGTCTTCAGTCCTCGGCCGGTTTCTTTCCCTCCGGCGGTTTCAACGGTATTTATCGTGGTATAGGTTCTGCGCTTGTCGGTTCTGCGCCAGGTGCtgcgttcttcttctgcacaTATGAGGGCGTAAAGGGCTTCCTGGCTGAAAAGGACAATACTTCTGCGCCAGGATGGAAGGCTCCTCTTACACATATGGCAGCTGCTAGCGCGGGTGAGGTGGCAGCTTGCGCCGTTCGTGTGCCGACCGAGGTTGTCAAGCAGCGTGCGCAGGCGGGTCATCATGGTGGTTCCTCGGCTGCTGCCCTGCGGGCCATCCTGTCGCGGTACTCGAGCCATGGATTTGTTCCTATGTGGAGAGAGCTCTATCGCGGTTGGGGAATCACCGTCTTCCGCGAGGTGCCATTTACTGTGATCCAGTTCCCGCTATGGGAGGCTATGAAGTCCTGGGGACGACGCCGCCGTGGTGGTCGCGAGGTCACTGGTGCTGAGAGTGCTCTCTATGGAAGCATGGCTGGTGGATTATCTGCAGCACTGACGACGCCGCTTGATGTCCTCAAAACGAGAGTCATGCTATCGAAGGAGAGTGTTTCAGTATCGGACATATTTGGTCGGATATTGCGCGAGGAGGGCAGCAGAGCTTTCTTTGCTGGTGTAGCACCACGAGTTACATGGATTTCTATTGGAGGCGCAATTTTCCTGGGAAGCTATCAATGGGCTATTAACACCATGAACGGCGTTGTATGA